In the genome of Calliopsis andreniformis isolate RMS-2024a chromosome 10, iyCalAndr_principal, whole genome shotgun sequence, one region contains:
- the LOC143185323 gene encoding uncharacterized protein LOC143185323 isoform X2 — MVAELVARQSGSPINGETACLNSNMPATHTMAHAGHGGHGGHDAHGPLPPLTHPAHHAGPPSIQQQHQHQPQQPPPLQQQQPQHHHHHHQQQQQQAQQQQQHHHHDAQQRKQREFIPDNKKDDSYWDRRRRNNEAAKRSREKRRFNDMVLEQRVMELSKENHILKAQLEAIRDKFGICGESMISPEHVLAALPADPPISVKRAKLPASAALLYARTPSPVHTSVIHQPVSGARSPRSPAQLYVPETTAYPETESFQYPYPHPAMHLDTTSALNLSRGRRAQSPFELSSGSGDEGPQMVVSSQNPANNSLPHKLRHKSRIGDKDAASALLALQGIKQEPGPRASPPWDNEGSSDERDSGISLGAEWTGPTVSTVPESEREVKSRLDRLASEVASLQSILRLGKPADSLVTGHPLPANGGVSGP, encoded by the exons ATGGTGGCAGAACTTGTCGCCCGTCAGAGTGGATCGCCAATCAATGGTGAGACCGCGTGTCTGAACAGCAACATGCCAGCCACCCACACCATGGCGCACGCTGGTCACGGTGGGCACGGAGGTCACGACGCTCACGGGCCGTTGCCTCCGCTGACGCACCCAGCGCACCACGCTGGACCACCGTCGATCCAGCAACAGCACCAGCACCAGCCCCAGCAACCGCCGCCTCTGCAGCAGCAGCAACCccagcaccaccaccaccaccaccaacagcaacaacagcaggcgcagcagcagcagcagcaccaCCACCACGACGCCCAACAG CGCAAGCAACGAGAGTTCATCCCAGACAACAAGAAGGACGACAGCTATTGGGACCGCAGGAGGCGCAACAACGAGGCTGCCAAGCGGTCCCGGGAGAAGAGGCGCTTCAACGACATGGTGCTCGAGCAGCGAGTCATGGAGCTCAGCAAGGAGAACCACATCCTGAAGGCGCAGCTCGAGGCGATACGGGACAAATTCGGCATCTGCGGAGAGTCCATGATCAGCCCTGAACATGTGCTCGCAGCTCTACCCGCTGATCCTCCGATCAGCGTGAAGAGGGCGAAACTTCCAGCCTCTGCTGCACTCCTGTACGCCAGGACGCCCAGTCCTGTGCACACGTCAGTGATCCATCAGCCAGTCAGCGGGGCCAGATCGCCTAGGTCCCCTGCTCAGCTGTACGTGCCAGAAACGACGGCTTACCCCGAGACGGAGAGTTTCCAGTATCCCTACCCGCATCCAGCGATGCACCTGGACACGACGAGTGCCCTGAACCTGTCCCGCGGCCGCCGCGCTCAGTCTCCTTTCGAACTGTCCTCTGGAAGCGGCGACGAGGGCCCTCAGATGGTGGTCAGCTCGCAGAACCCAGCTAACAACAGTTTACCTCACAAACTGAGGCACAAGTCGCGTATCGGCGACAAAGACGCCGCCAGCGCGCTGTTGGCGCTCCAGGGCATCAAGCAGGAGCCAGGACCAAGGGCATCGCCGCCCTGGGACAACGAAGGATCCAGCGACGAACGTGACTCTGGCATCTCCCTGGGCGCCGAATGGACCGGACCCACAGTGTCTACTGTTCCTGAAAGCGAGAGGgaggtgaagtctaggctggacCGTCTCGCCTCCGAGGTCGCCTCCCTACAGTCGATACTCCGCCTTGGGAAGCCAGCGGACAGTCTAGTGACGGGACACCCATTGCCAGCGAACGGCGGTGTCAGCGGGCCTTGA
- the LOC143185323 gene encoding uncharacterized protein LOC143185323 isoform X1, which translates to MVAELVARQSGSPINGETACLNSNMPATHTMAHAGHGGHGGHDAHGPLPPLTHPAHHAGPPSIQQQHQHQPQQPPPLQQQQPQHHHHHHQQQQQQAQQQQQHHHHDAQQVTHPENFPPNFDIRKELFSQRKQREFIPDNKKDDSYWDRRRRNNEAAKRSREKRRFNDMVLEQRVMELSKENHILKAQLEAIRDKFGICGESMISPEHVLAALPADPPISVKRAKLPASAALLYARTPSPVHTSVIHQPVSGARSPRSPAQLYVPETTAYPETESFQYPYPHPAMHLDTTSALNLSRGRRAQSPFELSSGSGDEGPQMVVSSQNPANNSLPHKLRHKSRIGDKDAASALLALQGIKQEPGPRASPPWDNEGSSDERDSGISLGAEWTGPTVSTVPESEREVKSRLDRLASEVASLQSILRLGKPADSLVTGHPLPANGGVSGP; encoded by the coding sequence ATGGTGGCAGAACTTGTCGCCCGTCAGAGTGGATCGCCAATCAATGGTGAGACCGCGTGTCTGAACAGCAACATGCCAGCCACCCACACCATGGCGCACGCTGGTCACGGTGGGCACGGAGGTCACGACGCTCACGGGCCGTTGCCTCCGCTGACGCACCCAGCGCACCACGCTGGACCACCGTCGATCCAGCAACAGCACCAGCACCAGCCCCAGCAACCGCCGCCTCTGCAGCAGCAGCAACCccagcaccaccaccaccaccaccaacagcaacaacagcaggcgcagcagcagcagcagcaccaCCACCACGACGCCCAACAGGTGACACACCCTGAAAATTTCCCCCCGAACTTCGACATCAGAAAAGAGCTATTTTCTCAGCGCAAGCAACGAGAGTTCATCCCAGACAACAAGAAGGACGACAGCTATTGGGACCGCAGGAGGCGCAACAACGAGGCTGCCAAGCGGTCCCGGGAGAAGAGGCGCTTCAACGACATGGTGCTCGAGCAGCGAGTCATGGAGCTCAGCAAGGAGAACCACATCCTGAAGGCGCAGCTCGAGGCGATACGGGACAAATTCGGCATCTGCGGAGAGTCCATGATCAGCCCTGAACATGTGCTCGCAGCTCTACCCGCTGATCCTCCGATCAGCGTGAAGAGGGCGAAACTTCCAGCCTCTGCTGCACTCCTGTACGCCAGGACGCCCAGTCCTGTGCACACGTCAGTGATCCATCAGCCAGTCAGCGGGGCCAGATCGCCTAGGTCCCCTGCTCAGCTGTACGTGCCAGAAACGACGGCTTACCCCGAGACGGAGAGTTTCCAGTATCCCTACCCGCATCCAGCGATGCACCTGGACACGACGAGTGCCCTGAACCTGTCCCGCGGCCGCCGCGCTCAGTCTCCTTTCGAACTGTCCTCTGGAAGCGGCGACGAGGGCCCTCAGATGGTGGTCAGCTCGCAGAACCCAGCTAACAACAGTTTACCTCACAAACTGAGGCACAAGTCGCGTATCGGCGACAAAGACGCCGCCAGCGCGCTGTTGGCGCTCCAGGGCATCAAGCAGGAGCCAGGACCAAGGGCATCGCCGCCCTGGGACAACGAAGGATCCAGCGACGAACGTGACTCTGGCATCTCCCTGGGCGCCGAATGGACCGGACCCACAGTGTCTACTGTTCCTGAAAGCGAGAGGgaggtgaagtctaggctggacCGTCTCGCCTCCGAGGTCGCCTCCCTACAGTCGATACTCCGCCTTGGGAAGCCAGCGGACAGTCTAGTGACGGGACACCCATTGCCAGCGAACGGCGGTGTCAGCGGGCCTTGA